A window of Hippoglossus stenolepis isolate QCI-W04-F060 chromosome 16, HSTE1.2, whole genome shotgun sequence contains these coding sequences:
- the LOC124854961 gene encoding LOW QUALITY PROTEIN: uncharacterized protein LOC124854961 (The sequence of the model RefSeq protein was modified relative to this genomic sequence to represent the inferred CDS: inserted 1 base in 1 codon): MDSADSDSVRAALQAQGRRLHQAEEQFNAVRLEMQGMSERQENVHSQVSFLTDRFQQLMDRLDTLTAPSAVLEPAPASATAPALVSLPTIAPPAIPPRLSRPERFSGDSGDCRAFLVQCGLHFELNAPSFQTERSNVAYVISYLSGRAEKWATAEWARNSHVCSSVQLFTNTLSKIFNTTNPGREAARALMGFRQGNRRVSDYAIEFRTLATDSGWNEESLFDAFLYGLAEPIKDQLINRELPEDVDSLIALVVKIDKRLQDREKSRPDYSAPFQRGQSTTTQPSWRAPARFTPGSVAPAPSAGTEEPMQLGRTKLSPEERQRRVREGRCIYCGQMGHYLSGCPARDQATARYTLVSHTTVSSVRPLMQAVLITPSQTVIYPFLVDSGADESFMDWSCLELPVSRSAVPSPCSASLDSNFPDLSRVPSWYLDLKEVFNKTRATSLPPHRPYDCAIDLLPGSSPPRGRLYSLSSPEVKTMTEYIDSSLAAGLIRPSSSPAGAGFFFVAKKDKTLRPCIDYRGLNEITIKNRYPLPLISSAFELLKNAKVFTKLDLRNAYHLVRIREGDEWKTAFNTPSGHYEYLVMPFGLSNAPAVFQAMVNDVLRDMLNKYVFVYLDDILIFSPDEDTHVQHVHQVLQCLLTHQLFVKAEKCEFHVSSVAFLGFIVSQDNIQMDPAKVSAVXKWSTPTSRKHLQRFLGFANFYRRFIRNFSTIASPLHKLTSSNMKFQWSLPAERAFQRLKETFTTAPVLTLPDPSLQFMVEVDASDVGVGAILSQRSQVDKKLHPCAFLSRKLSPAERNYDVGNRELLAIKVALEEWRHWLEGAEQPFLVWTDHKNLEYIWSAKRLNSRQARWALFFNRFNFSLSYRPGSKNAKADALSRLFDPGSAPRFPSNILPPSCVVGAVTWGIEQKVRQENINSQVPEGCPRTGCLCLFHFVPRSSIGLIPPGFLVTLGYGGLSLWSDNASGGHPWRERSGNM; the protein is encoded by the exons ATGGATTCAGCCGACTCCGATTCCGTGCGCGCTGCACTGCAGGCACAAGGCAGACGACTTCATCAGGCGGAGGAACAATTTAACGCGGTTCGCCTCGAGATGCAAGGGATGTCGGAACGCCAGGAGAATGTTCACAGTCAGGTTAGTTTTCTGACTGATCGGTTCCAACAGCTCATGGATCGTCTTGACACCCTCACCGCTCCGAGTGCTGTTCTAGAGccagctccagcttcagccACAGCTCCCGCTCTAGTTTCACTTCCCACTATTGCTCCGCCTGCTATCCCACCACGTCTCTCCCGTCCCGAGAGATTTTCTGGGGATTCTGGAGACTGTCGGGCCTTTCTGGTCCAGTGTGGTCTTCACTTTGAATTAAATGCACCATCTTTCCAGACAGAACGCTCCAACGTGGCTTACGTGATATCATATCTCTCTGGCAGGGCAGAGAAATGGGCGACTGCCGAGTGGGCAAGAAACTCGCACGTCTGCTCCTCGGTTCAGCTGTTTACGAATACACTGAGCAAGATCTTCAACACCACTAACCCAGGTCGAGAGGCAGCACGAGCACTGATGGGATTTCGCCAGGGCAATCGGCGTGTCTCTGATTATGCCATTGAATTTCGCACATTGGCGACCGATAGTGGCTGGAATGAGGAATCCTTGTTTGACGCGTTCCTGTATGGGTTAGCGGAGCCCATAAAGGATCAGTTAATCAATCGCGAATTGCCAGAAGATGTGGACTCTCTCATAGCACTGGTCGTCAAGATTGATAAACGTCTTCAGGATCGTGAGAAATCCAGGCCTGACTATTCTGCACCTTTCCAGAGGGGACAGTCGACTACCACTCAACCGTCCTGGCGAGCTCCGGCTCGGTTCACACCCGGGTCCGTCGCACCAGCGCCCTCTGCGGGTACGGAGGAGCCAATGCAGCTGGGTCGTACCAAGCTCAGTCCAGAGGAGCGTCAACGTCGAGTCCGTGAGGGAAGATGCATCTATTGTGGGCAGATGGGCCACTACCTCTCAGGTTGTCCAGCGAGGGACCAGGCCACTGCAAGATATACACTGGTGAGCCACACTACTGTTTCTTCTGTTCGACCTCTTATGCAAGCAGTGCTTATCACACCATCTCAGACTGTCATTTATCCTTTCTTAGTTGACTCCGGGGCTGACGAGAGCTTTATGGACTGGAG CTGTCtggaacttcctgtttctcgTTCTGCTGTTCCCTCGCCTTGCTCAGCTTCTTTGGACTCCAATTTCCCAGATCTCTCCAGAGTGCCTTCATGGTACCTAGACCTCAAGGAAGTCTTCAACAAGACTCGGGCTACCTCTCTACCGCCTCATCGACCTTATGACTGTGCCATTGACCTGCTACCAGGTAGTTCACCCCCTAGGGGGCGCCTCTATTCTTTGTCTTCCCCGGAGGTAAAGACTATGACCGAGTATATTGACTCTTCCCTGGCGGCGGGACTTATTCGGccgtcctcctctcctgccgGAGCTGGGTTCTTCTTTGTTGCCAAGAAAGATAAGACACTCCGCCCCTGTATTGATTATCGGGGATTGAATGAGATAACCATCAAGAATCGGTATCCTCttcccctcatctcctctgcgTTTGAGCTACTAAAGAACGCTAAGGTCTTCACCAAGCTGGACCTGAGGAACGCCTATCACTTGGTGAGGATAAGAGAAGGGGATGAATGGAAGACGGCCTTTAATACCCCCAGTGGGCACTATGAGTACCTTGTGATGCCATTCGGTTTATCTAATGCGCCAGCGGTATTTCAGGCGATGGTTAACGACGTACTCCGCgacatgttgaataaatatgtctttgtttatttggatGATATCCTCATCTTCTCCCCAGATGAGGACACTCATGTCCAGCATGTTCACCAGGTTCTCCAGTGTCTTCTCACCCACCAACTCTTTGTAAAGGCAGAGAAGTGTGAATTTCATGTGTCCTCCGTCGCTTTCCTAGGGTTCATCGTCTCTCAAGACAACATCCAGATGGATCCGGCAAAGGTTAGCGCTG AGAAGTGGTCTACTCCTACTTCTCGCAAACATCTCCAACGCTTTCTGGGTTTTGCTAATTTTTACAGACGTTTCATTAGAAACTTCAGCACTATTGCTTCCCCATTGCATAAACTGACCTCCTCCAACATGAAGTTTCAGTGGTCACTACCGGCTGAGAGAGCTTTTCAAAGATTGAAGGAGACATTTACTACTGCCCCGGTCCTCACACTCCCGGACCCTAGTCTTCAGTTCATGGTTGAGGTGGATGCCTCTGACGTAGGAGTTGGGGCGATCCTCTCTCAgagatcacaagtggacaagAAACTCCATCCCTGCGCCTTTCTCTCTCGGAAACTCTCTCCCGCTGAACGAAATTATGATGTGGGGAATAGGGAGTTGCTGGCTATTAAAGTGGCTCTGGAGGAATGGCGTCATTGGTTGGAGGGAGCAGAGCAGCCGTTCTTGGTTTGGACTGATCACAAGAACCTTGAGTACATCTGGTCCGCCAAACGACTCAATTCCAGACAGGCCAGGtgggctttgttttttaatcgATTTAATTTCTCCTTGTCATATCGCCCTGGTTCCAAGAATGCTAAGGCAGATGCACTGTCTCGTTTGTTTGACCCTGGTTCTGCCCCGAGGTTCCCCTCTAATATCTTGCCTCCATCCTGTGTGGTAGGGGCCGTTACCTGGGGAATTGAACAAAAGGTCAGACAGGAAAATATTAATAGTCAGGTGCCGGAGGGCTGTCCCCGAAccggttgtttgtgtctgttccaCTTCGTTCCCAGGTCATCCATTGGGCTCATACCTCCCGGGTTTCTTGTCACCCTGGGATACGGCGGACTCTCTTTGTGGTCAGACAACGCTTCTGGTGGCCATCCATGGAGGGAGAGGTCAGGGAATATGTGA